One Kazachstania africana CBS 2517 chromosome 9, complete genome genomic region harbors:
- the KAFR0I01960 gene encoding GATA-type transcription factor: MAIEFLLNPSLHFPDKRHRKQHDKCKMCFTLETPQWRSGPDGPSTLCNKCGLYYKRQTRKKIQN; encoded by the coding sequence ATGGCTATCGAGTTCTTGTTAAATCCCAGTCTTCATTTTCCAGATAAAAGACATAGAAAGCAACATGATAAATGTAAAATGTGTTTTACTTTAGAGACACCACAATGGAGAAGTGGACCCGATGGACCAAGTACATTATGTAATAAATGCGGACTCTACTATAAAAGAcaaacaagaaagaaaatccaGAATTGA
- the CLD1 gene encoding carboxylic ester hydrolase (similar to Saccharomyces cerevisiae YGR110W; ancestral locus Anc_3.454), producing MSPRLVASFLKLVLGHSKIKKSQVPVHSNISSAPVAIPLVKIIAQLPRLFPRSIDESFKDYRVYKEGPERMQEDLLSTLPFYPNVSKDKVARIIKTVVDEEGNYINEFCITPKNTVNSQKLKHLIFIHGYGAGFGFFLKNLESIPLLDNNWCIHAIDLPGFGFSSRKNFPFKYPTSNTSEVTAWFHERIRRWLEERTLLDNPKNNVIVAHSLGAYLMALYTQVYPAHLRKLIMCSPAGVSKSQNNSKAVLQPPWWYAKLWDMNLSPFTLVRLSKHLGSKLTSGWSYRRFKLIENRMQFEMLHRYSYAIFNQPGSGEYLLGFILECGGNPRCSLEDTLFSNNFNVSSKVEWAWIYGENDWMDIEGGRRVHNLLLEKFNRDSKFYMVPNAGHHLYLDNIRYFNNIIVQHMENV from the coding sequence ATGTCACCTAGATTGGTAGCCTCATTTCTGAAATTAGTTTTAGGTCACTCAAAAATCAAGAAGTCTCAGGTTCCTGTTCATTCTAACATATCAAGTGCACCAGTAGCTATCCCTCtagtaaaaataatagCACAATTGCCCAGATTATTTCCTCGTTCAATAGATGAATCGTTTAAGGACTATCGCGTATACAAAGAAGGCCCTGAAAGAATGCAAGAAGATTTACTATCCACCTTGCCATTTTATCCTAATGTCTCAAAAGACAAGGTTGCTAGAATAATTAAAACAGTAGTTGATGAGGAAGGCAATTATATCAATGAGTTCTGTATAACTCCCAAAAATACCGTTAATTCACAAAAACTGAAGCATttaatatttattcatGGATATGGCGCTGgatttggatttttcttgaaaaatcttgaatCTATTCCATTACTAGATAATAATTGGTGTATACATGCGATAGATTTACCAGGTTTTGGTTTTTCATCACGTAAGAACTTTCCTTTCAAGTATCCGACAAGTAATACAAGTGAAGTCACAGCCTGGTTTCATGAGAGAATACGTAGATGGCTAGAAGAGCGCACACTATTAGACAACCCAAAAAACAACGTTATTGTTGCTCATTCCCTCGGCGCATATCTAATGGCCCTATATACTCAGGTGTACCCAGCCCACCTCAGAAAACTAATAATGTGTTCTCCAGCTGGTGTCTCAAAGTCCCAAAATAATAGCAAAGCCGTCTTACAGCCGCCATGGTGGTATGCGAAGCTCTGGGATATGAATCTTTCGCCATTTACTCTAGTGCGGTTATCAAAACATCTCGGATCTAAACTAACAAGTGGATGGTCCTACAGAAGGTTTAAATTGATCGAAAATAGAATGCAATTTGAAATGCTACATAGATATTCCTACGCAATTTTCAACCAACCAGGAAGTGGAGAATATCTGTTGGGCTTCATTTTAGAATGTGGAGGAAACCCTAGATGTTCACTTGAAGATACTCtcttttctaataatttcaatgtcTCAAGTAAAGTAGAATGGGCATGGATTTATGGAGAAAATGATTGGATGGATATTGAAGGAGGGAGACGAGTCCACAACTTATTACTTGAGAAGTTTAACCGTGATAGTAAATTTTATATGGTTCCTAACGCTGGTCATCACTTATACTTGGATAATATTCGttattttaataatataattGTCCAACACATGGAAAATGTATGA
- the TOS7 gene encoding Tos7p (similar to Saccharomyces cerevisiae YFR012W and YOL019W; ancestral locus Anc_1.371), translating into MRTSKSSIFFAIIAVFQFASMALLIICCITAPVFKQIGLSKYDGITYGVFGYCEDDSCSKASASYNPYALSDDTASWKMNSNARKALGHILIIMPVAAGLNFFAFLSTSITLIVSILQNYGNISAIMFIINLIFDLLGFLSSALMCIVSFLLFYPHTTWCTWILIPAAVLPLITLPLIFVAYISNGQNGTESNLEEQDEIMLYDQYNNTNSKKLSIDDIYNYYNDDDAAGSSNLLNKPTVPSDANPSTTDVEKDLYNVNNSATDLSTEEREKQEYTERVTAVNVSDEYVEKVQHGDNDDDKNSEKNSLTAFSAIENDTGAANNNGNNVRQNAHAYVPTASLNSSTYSHKETPSTDNPNRIIEDVMNNGPEDNTFNDDKRSDLTSISRRGFNQYKNNNIPPYPKNPSMSQPQSAIQQPMNYQQSGQYQQPMQYHQQYSVPPRQYLPSYHSVPQMTTMSDTILSNNPNFMPAPMSRNGMKSHQQRDNNTQANVNMSRIPNSTPHFQSAYKKRMQNKNNLYNTLQHSDNPYNFR; encoded by the coding sequence ATGAGAACGTCCAAATCTAGCATCTTTTTCGCTATAATCGCCGTGTTTCAGTTTGCATCTATGGCACTCCTGATTATTTGCTGTATCACAGCTCCAGTATTCAAACAGATTGGTCTCTCGAAATACGATGGCATTACATATGGTGTCTTTGGCTACTGTGAGGATGATTCATGTTCCAAAGCAAGTGCTTCCTATAACCCATACGCTTTAAGTGACGACACTGCTTCGTGGAAGATGAACTCGAATGCAAGGAAGGCCCTAGGCCACATACTTATTATCATGCCCGTAGCTGCTGGTTTGAACTTTTTTGCGTTTCTCTCAACTTCTATCACTTTGATCGTTTCCATCTTACAGAATTACGGTAATATTTCAGCAATAATGTTCATAATTAATCTGATTTTCGATCTCTTGGGCTTTTTATCCTCTGCTCTAATGTGTATCGTATCTTTCCTTCTCTTTTACCCTCATACTACTTGGTGTACGTGGATTTTAATTCCTGCTGCAGTACTACCACTAATCACATTACCTCTAATCTTCGTTGCATACATTTCCAACGGTCAAAATGGTACTGAGTCCAATTTGGAAGAACAGGATGAAATCATGTTATATGACCAATACAATAACACTAATTCCAAAAAACTGTCCATTGATGATATTTACAACTATtacaatgatgatgatgctGCCGGTTCATCCAATTTACTCAATAAACCAACTGTTCCATCTGATGCCAATCCTTCTACAACTGACGTCGAGAAAGATTTGTATAATGTAAACAATTCAGCTACTGACCTATCAacagaagaaagagagaaacAAGAATATACCGAGAGAGTAACGGCCGTCAATGTATCAGACGAATATGTTGAAAAAGTTCAGCATGGggataatgatgatgataagaACAGTGAGAAGAACTCATTGACAGCATTTTCtgctattgaaaatgatactGGTGCGGCCAATAATAATGGCAATAATGTAAGACAAAACGCTCATGCATACGTTCCCACTGcatctttaaattcatcaacTTATTCCCATAAGGAAACACCATCTACTGACAATCCGAATAGAATAATAGAAGATGTGATGAATAATGGTCCTGAAGATAATACATTTAATGACGATAAACGTTCAGATCTAACCTCCATTTCAAGAAGAGGCTTTAATCAATATAAGAACAACAATATTCCACCTTATCCAAAAAATCCAAGCATGAGCCAGCCTCAATCAGCAATCCAACAACCAATGAATTATCAACAGTCAGGACAATATCAGCAACCAATGCAATATCATCAACAGTACAGTGTACCTCCTAGACAGTACCTGCCATCTTATCACTCTGTTCCTCAAATGACAACAATGTCTGATACAATACTGTCGAATAATCCAAATTTCATGCCTGCACCTATGTCAAGAAATGGAATGAAATCACACCAGCAACGCGATAATAACACACAAGCAAATGTGAATATGTCAAGAATACCAAACTCGACTCCACATTTCCAATCTGCTTATAAAAAACGTATgcaaaataaaaacaatCTTTATAATACTCTACAGCACTCTGATAATCCCTATAATTTTAGGTGA
- the TLG2 gene encoding t-SNARE syntaxin TLG2 (similar to Saccharomyces cerevisiae TLG2 (YOL018C); ancestral locus Anc_1.372) produces MFRDRTNLFLSYRRTFSHFADSLGTKNNNINDEFVGDGNDIELESYPMITHNQENNTLPPLFVDIARDIDEYLDQTNRRMEQLMKLYRKNSLPGFEDNTKDEKMIEELSIKILELFQRCYNVIKKLKTIFQEQFLQGKQLNKSELIILDNLTKQYADKIQWESNKFRILQNNYLKYLNKDDLKPILPKNNKESSQLLLLEEENVGGKERLDRDIESYSRHTLQTQMNKRSNERYLQERDEEITKLATSVFEVSTIFKEMQHLIIDQGTIVDRIDYNLENTVIELKSANRELDKATHYQKRTQKCKIILFLSLCVLVLFFLVMLKPHNKTVYKTVPPPKPVEEISIEEPANLDKVMA; encoded by the coding sequence ATGTTCAGAGATAGAACTAATCTGTTTTTATCGTATCGTCGTACGTTCAGCCATTTTGCAGATTCTTTAGGGACtaagaataataatattaacGATGAATTCGTTGGCGATGGCAACGATATTGAGCTGGAATCATACCCAATGATAACTCACAATCAAGAGAACAACACGCTGCCACCATTGTTTGTTGACATTGCTCGCGATATTGATGAATACTTGGACCAAACTAACAGGCGAATGGAACAGctgatgaaattgtatCGAAAGAATTCGTTGCCAGGGTTCGAGGACAACACTAAAGATGAGAAAAtgattgaagaattgagtATTAAAATTCTGGagctttttcaaagatgttATAACgtaattaaaaaattaaagacCATCTTCCAGGAACAATTTTTACAAGGTAAACAACTAAATAAGAGTGAATTGATCATACTAGACAATCTAACAAAGCAATATGCTGATAAGATACAATGggaatcaaataaattcagaattttacaaaacaactatttgaaatatctcaataaagatgatttgaaaCCTATACTGCCAaagaataataaagaatctTCTCAGCTACTGTTGCTAGAGGAAGAGAACGTGGGAGGTAAAGAAAGACTAGATCgtgatattgaaagttATTCGAGGCATACGTTACAAACCCAAATGAATAAAAGATCAAATGAGCGATATTTACAAGAACgtgatgaagaaatcacAAAGTTAGCGACTAGTGTCTTTGAAGTCAGCACtatcttcaaagaaatgcAACATTTAATTATTGATCAAGGCACTATAGTAGATAGAATTGATtataatttagaaaatacagttattgaattgaaaagtgCAAACAGAGAATTGGATAAAGCGACACATTATCAAAAGAGAACTcaaaaatgtaaaattattttgtttctaTCGTTATGTGTCCTTgtcttatttttcttagTGATGTTGAAACCACATAATAAGACAGTGTACAAAACAGTACCTCCACCAAAGCCCGTTGAAGAAATATCGATAGAAGAACCAGCAAATTTAGATAAGGTCATGgcttga
- the KAFR0I02000 gene encoding uncharacterized protein (similar to Saccharomyces cerevisiae IOC3 (YFR013W) and ESC8 (YOL017W); ancestral locus Anc_1.373), with the protein MTNVINLDAEESSDSIEHTDQSPLEPPHSAEKKKATRRQMTFDDFKGIKVVHGEASLEEHKTVPRVKKNHNDEESTVSNGNPRKRKAAPREFDNGEIEETSSKSARVSPSPNTASKLSTYERALQNTNSAPVVPLPLEEFRDKQTSLLEAWKSKNEFLKPVSYAGDVIKIMSFLHKFQNMFHSGLQSLSFIDFEIGLELIANDTELTTKELLDHQDKLNLIFYSILKLVFDSKNYVVPSIKDLKQSRKPFAKYLKIFRRSTQELGSPKEWRIPIFEEMDVTDSQHFPSNEDVEDIIQLDTSSTRDMSPIYDPCQNIELPRDEHPLFNKRIISAAEKDGLFAMEEPTDRLIALRHLIDIALINSGFVHDEIYRISHTKGDPSNDTTIVPRFYRAGMQTVYSDFESLCKLIQNYLDENKRRLKSRATSKNKTKFDILAKIKGILRKVSEDEKESKIIGLYDKWIQLFEGLLYDNPLSDPYTDDLYRLRLDDFFVGRISKIGDFYFPRLYTQNNDFSTFIDLRKLTYLFDRFLNKEVNLSEFFENSFPFMSSKFKLFYHDKISLLSDTLKNEHEEDSLYWFEIANDSTSMAKFLDYLNIIIGDHEVSTSNEELNGLLKIGENAEVKNDLINLRCFLSKLNTMIIGIEQLKKEYEDFLNGDRRLRRSHNQKINYNVQYNEDGNEEEEEEEEEENEEEEEYQGGNLYEPLEEVQYDDEDEDYQDEGDDEE; encoded by the coding sequence ATGACGAATGTTATTAACCTCGACGCAGAAGAAAGCAGTGATAGCATAGAGCACACTGACCAAAGTCCCCTGGAGCCTCCTCACTCtgctgaaaagaagaaggcaACAAGACGTCAGATGActtttgatgatttcaaagGAATAAAAGTGGTTCATGGAGAAGCATCTCTGGAGGAACATAAGACTGTCCCACGggtaaagaaaaatcaCAATGATGAAGAGTCCACCGTTTCGAATGGGAATCCAAGGAAGAGAAAAGCTGCCCCAAGGGAATTTGATAATGGCGAAATTGAGGAGACAAGCTCCAAGTCTGCAAGAGTATCCCCTTCGCCAAATACCGCTAGTAAATTAAGCACATACGAAAGAGCCCTTCAAAATACAAATTCGGCACCTGTAGTCCCTCTACCTTTGGAAGAGTTCAGAGATAAACAGACATCTCTATTAGAGGCTTGGAAATCTAAAAACGAGTTTTTGAAACCAGTCTCATATGCGGGCGATGTAATCAAGATAATGTCGTTTTTACAcaagtttcaaaatatgttcCATTCTGGTCTACAAAGCTTATCCTTTAtcgattttgaaattggcCTAGAACTAATAGCAAATGATACCGAACTTACCACAAAAGAGCTTTTAGACCACCAAGACAAACTGAATCTCATCTTCTATTCAATCCTGAAATTGGTGTTTGATTCGAAAAACTACGTCGTGCCTAGTATAAAGGATTTGAAACAAAGCAGGAAACCATTTGCCAAGTATCTTAAAATCTTTAGGAGATCCACCCAAGAGTTGGGTAGCCCTAAAGAATGGAGAATAcccatttttgaagaaatggatGTTACGGACTCGCAACATTTTCCCTCCAATGAAGACGTCGAGGATATTATACAACTAGATACTTCCTCAACAAGAGATATGAGTCCTATCTACGATCCGTGTCAAAACATCGAACTTCCAAGGGATGAACATCCGTTATTCAATAAGCGTATCATATCAGCCGCTGAAAAAGATGGTCTTTTCGCCATGGAAGAACCAACTGATAGACTCATAGCATTGCGTCATCTTATAGACATTGCATTAATTAACTCAGGTTTTGTTCATGATGAAATTTACAGAATATCACATACTAAAGGTGATCCAAGCAATGATACTACTATCGTGCCAAGATTTTATAGAGCAGGAATGCAAACTGTCTACAGTGATTTCGAAAGTTTGTGTAAActgattcaaaattatttggaTGAGAATAAGCGTAGATTAAAATCAAGGgcaacttcaaaaaataagacGAAGTTTGATATCTTGGCCAAAATCAAAGGAATACTAAGAAAAGTctctgaagatgaaaaagaatcAAAGATAATCGGCCTATACGATAAATGGATACAATTGTTTGAGGGACTACTCTATGACAATCCATTGAGTGATCCATATACTGATGATCTATACAGATTAAGATTGGACGATTTTTTTGTCGGAAGGATAAGCAAAATTGGGGATTTTTACTTTCCAAGATTGTACACACAGAACAATGATTTCAGTACTTTCATTGACCTTCGAAAACTGACGTATCTATTTGACAGGTTCTTGAACAAGGAAGTCAATCTTTCCGAATTTTTTGAGAACTCTTTCCCATTCATGagttcaaaattcaaactgTTTTATcatgataaaatttctttgctGTCTGACACTTTAAAGAACGAGCATGAAGAAGATTCCTTGTATTGGTTTGAAATTGCGAATGATTCAACTTCTATGGCAAAGTTTCTAGATTATCTGAATATAATTATTGGTGATCACGAAGTTTCAACTTCcaatgaagaattgaatggaTTGTTAAAAATTGGCGAAAATGCTGAGgttaaaaatgatttaatcAACTTGAGGTGCTTTTTAAGCAAATTAAATACAATGATAATCGGCATCGAACAACTAAAAAAGGAATATGAAGATTTCTTGAATGGTGATAGAAGATTAAGAAGATCTCACAACCAGAAAATCAACTATAATGTCCAGTATAATGAGGATggaaatgaagaagaagaagaagaagaagaagaagaaaatgaggaagaagaagaatatcaaGGTGGAAACTTATATGAGCCTCTTGAGGAGGTCCAAtacgatgatgaagatgaagattatCAAGATGAAGgagatgatgaagagtGA
- the KAFR0I02010 gene encoding serine/threonine-protein kinase (similar to Saccharomyces cerevisiae CMK1 (YFR014C) and CMK2 (YOL016C); ancestral locus Anc_1.374), which translates to MSQNDKGVLEPERVRGHFVSKFVNKLSGQPDSYVNRGNYTFGKTLGAGTFGVVRQARKVSTDEDVAVKIILKKALKGNDIQLQMLYDELSILQHLSHPNIVEFKDWFESRDKFYIVTQLAIGGELFDRILSKGKFTELDAVKIVVQILGAIEYMHSQDVVHRDLKPENVLYVDNSDSSPIVIADFGIAKKLKNKNDLIFKAAGSLGYVAPEVLTEGGHGKPCDIWSLGVITYTLLCGYSAFIAETVEGFLEECTRSKFPVKFHKPYWDNISDEAKNFILRSLTLNPDERPTATELLEDPWITSKALHERVTTNILPDVKKGFDLRKRFRDAVEIVKLNNRIQRLKNLYADEESESDLEENPVNYLNPLDAVGAVAHGLHELTMSSHKKMVELTQEQLKLKSALTQDAFAQIVNAATKNKHKVQGYNNGESSQ; encoded by the coding sequence ATGTCTCAAAATGATAAAGGCGTGTTAGAGCCAGAGCGTGTTAGAGGCCACTTTGTCTCCAAGTTTGTGAACAAACTTTCGGGGCAACCAGATTCCTACGTTAATAGAGGTAATTATACTTTTGGGAAGACTTTAGGTGCCGGGACATTTGGTGTTGTAAGGCAAGCCAGAAAAGTTTCTACTGATGAGGATGTAGCTGTTAAGATCATTCTTAAGAAAGCTTTGAAAGGCAATGACATCCAATTGCAGATGTTGTATGATGAGCTCTCTATTTTGCAACATTTATCACATCCCAATATCgttgaattcaaagattggTTTGAATCAAGAGATAAATTCTACATCGTAACTCAATTAGCTATTGGTGGTGAATTATTTGACAGGATTTTGTCAAAAGGTAAATTCACTGAGTTGGATGCAGTGAAAATTgttgttcaaattttagGAGCAATTGAATATATGCACTCTCAAGACGTTGTCCACAGGGATTTGAAACCCGAGAACGTTCTTTATGTTGATAATAGTGATAGTTCACCAATTGTAATTGCTGATTTTGGTattgcaaaaaaattgaaaaataaaaatgatttgatcTTTAAAGCGGCAGGCTCTCTAGGTTACGTTGCACCTGAAGTATTAACTGAAGGTGGACATGGTAAGCCCTGTGACATTTGGTCCCTAGGTGTCATTACTTACACGTTACTTTGTGGTTATTCTGCATTTATTGCAGAAACCGTGGAAGGCTTTCTTGAAGAATGTACTAGGAGTAAATTTCCAGTAAAATTCCATAAACCATATTGGGATAATATTTCTGATGAGgctaaaaattttattttgagGTCATTAACATTGAATCCTGATGAAAGGCCTACTGCAACTGAACTATTAGAAGATCCATGGATTACAAGTAAGGCATTACACGAAAGAGTTACTACCAACATCTTACCGGATGTTAAGAAGGGATTTGACTTACGTAAGAGGTTCCGTGATGCAGTGGAAATTGTTAAATTGAACAACAGAATACAGAGACTTAAAAACTTGTACGCTGATGAGGAAAGTGAATCAGATCTCGAAGAAAATCCAGTCAATTATCTCAATCCTCTCGATGCGGTAGGTGCAGTAGCGCATGGTTTACATGAGCTTACCATGTCTTCGCACAAGAAAATGGTGGAACTTACACAAGAGCAGCTGAAATTAAAGTCAGCATTAACTCAAGATGCATTTGCTCAGATTGTCAATGCTGCAACGAAAAATAAACACAAAGTCCAAGGTTATAATAATGGCGAATCATCACAGTAA
- the GSY2 gene encoding glycogen (starch) synthase GSY2 (similar to Saccharomyces cerevisiae GSY1 (YFR015C) and GSY2 (YLR258W); ancestral locus Anc_1.375): MARDLQNNLLFETATEVANRVGGIYSVLKSKAPITAAEYKQNYTLLGPLNKATYQNEVESVDYNTDLTGELEPIKNSLNAMRSRGVNFIYGNWLIEGSPRVILFDLDSVRGYLNEWKGDLWSLVGIPSPENDFETNDAILLGYTIAWFLGELTSMDHQHAIIAHFHEWLAGVALPLCRKRRIDVVTIFTTHATLLGRYLCASGDTDFYNNLEHFDVDQEAGKRGIYHRYCIERAAVHCADVFTTVSQITALEAEHLLKRKPDGILPNGLNVVKFQAVHEFQNLHAIKKEKINDFIRGHFHGSFDFDLDNTLYFFIAGRYEYKNKGVDMFLEALARLNYRLKVSGSKKTVVAFIIMPAKTNSFTVEALRGQAVVKALETTVNEVTKSIGRRIFDHAMRFPHNGANTEMPTNLDELLKPSDKVLLKKRVLGLRRPSGQLPPVVTHNMCDDAHDLILNQIRHVQLFNHSYDPVKVIFHPEFLNANNPILGLDYDEFVRGCHLGVFPSYYEPWGYTPAECTVMGVPSITTNLSGFGAYMEDLIETNQAKDYGIYIVDRRFKNPNESVEQLVDYMEEFVKKTRRQRINQRNRTERLSDLLDWKRMGLEYVKARQLALRRGYPGLFKQLVGEELNDKDMDTLAGGKKLKIARPLSVPGSPRDLRAVSVSSAVYMTPGDIGTLQEANGADDYFNLAKDDAEEGPYADDNN, encoded by the coding sequence ATGGCAAGAGATTTACAAAACAATTTACTATTTGAAACTGCTACTGAGGTGGCTAATAGAGTGGGCGGTATCTACTCCGtattgaaatcaaaagcTCCCATAACAGCTGCAGAGTATAAACAGAATTATACACTCTTGGGTCCCTTAAATAAGGCTACTTATCAAAATGAGGTTGAATCAGTGGATTATAATACTGATCTAACCGGTGAATTGGAACccatcaaaaattctttaaatgCGATGAGATCAAGAGGtgttaattttatttacGGTAATTGGCTTATTGAAGGCTCACCTCGTGtcatattatttgatttagaCTCTGTAAGAGGGTATTTAAATGAATGGAAAGGTGACCTTTGGTCACTTGTGGGCATACCCTCTCCggaaaatgattttgaaacaaatgaTGCCATTCTTTTAGGCTATACCATTGCATGGTTTTTAGGTGAGTTAACTTCAATGGATCATCAACATGCTATCATTGCTCATTTCCATGAATGGTTAGCAGGTGTTGCATTACCTCTTTgtagaaagagaagaattgacGTGGTTACAATTTTTACTACACATGCTACCTTGTTGGGTAGATATCTTTGTGCATCTGGTGATACCGATTTTTACAATAATTTGGAACATTTTGATGTCGATCAAGAAGCTGGTAAGAGAGGTATCTACCATAGATATTGTATAGAAAGAGCCGCTGTTCATTGTGCAGATGTCTTTACGACGGTATCACAAATTACTGCTCTGGAAGCCGAACATTTATTAAAGAGGAAACCAGATGGTATTTTACCAAATGGGCTAAACGTCGTTAAATTTCAAGCAGTTcatgaatttcaaaatttgcatgctataaagaaagaaaaaattaatgatttcatAAGAGGCCATTTCCATGGTagttttgattttgatcTAGATAATACCctatattttttcattgctGGGAGATATGAATACAAGAATAAAGGTGTTGATATGTTTTTAGAAGCATTGGCTCGATTAAACTATAGATTAAAGGTAAGCGGTTCCAAAAAAACTGTTGTTGCATTTATCATTATGCCTGCAAAGACTAACTCTTTTACAGTAGAGGCATTGAGAGGTCAGGCAGTCGTTAAAGCTTTAGAGACAACTGTAAATGAAGTCACAAAATCGATTGGTAGAAGAATCTTCGATCATGCAATGAGATTCCCACATAATGGAGCTAACACAGAAATGCCAACTAACTTggatgaattattaaaacCATCAGATAAAGTTTTactaaagaaaagagtttTGGGTTTAAGAAGACCATCGGGACAACTACCTCCAGTGGTAACACACAACATGTGTGATGACGCTCAtgatttaattttgaaccAAATTAGACACGTACAATTATTCAATCATTCGTATGACCCAGTTAAAGTTATATTTCATCCAGAATTCTTGAATGCTAATAATCCAATTTTAGGTCTCGATTATGATGAATTTGTTCGTGGATGTCATTTAGGTGTTTTCCCATCATATTACGAACCATGGGGTTATACTCCAGCAGAATGTACGGTAATGGGTGTTCCTTCAATCACGACCAATTTATCTGGGTTTGGTGCATACATGGAGGATTTAATTGAAACGAATCAAGCTAAAGATTATGGGATTTATATTGTTGATAGAAGATTCAAGAATCCAAATGAATCTGTTGAACAACTAGTGGATTATATGGAAGAGTTCGTTAAGAAGACGAGAAGACAAAGAATAAACCAAAGAAATAGAACAGAAAGACTATCAGATTTATTGGATTGGAAGCGGATGGGTTTAGAATATGTCAAAGCTAGACAATTGGCATTAAGAAGAGGATATCCCGGTTTGTTTAAGCAATTGGTCGgtgaagaattgaatgacAAAGATATGGATACCTTAGCAGGAggcaagaaattgaaaattgcaAGACCTTTGAGTGTTCCTGGCTCTCCGAGGGATTTAAGAGCTGTCAGCGTCAGTAGTGCGGTATACATGACGCCGGGGGATATCGGCACTCTGCAAGAAGCCAATGGCGCAGACGACTATTTCAATTTGGCTAAAGATGATGCTGAAGAGGGGCCATATGCTGATGATAACAATTAG